From Methanophagales archaeon, one genomic window encodes:
- a CDS encoding DNA-directed RNA polymerase subunit L: protein MSEERKVRILERSSRELRVEIEGEDHTLLAPLMSKLLENEDVDIATYHIRHKLMSNPVLYVKMKRGDALEAVISAATTLAVEYNEFLERYRRAAAIV from the coding sequence ATGAGCGAGGAGAGGAAGGTAAGGATTTTAGAGAGGAGTAGCAGGGAATTACGAGTGGAGATAGAAGGGGAGGATCATACGCTATTAGCGCCATTGATGTCCAAGCTGTTAGAGAATGAGGATGTGGACATCGCCACCTATCACATCAGGCACAAACTGATGAGCAATCCGGTTCTATATGTAAAGATGAAGAGAGGGGATGCATTAGAAGCGGTTATCTCTGCCGCCACCACGCTGGCAGTAGAATATAACGAATTTTTGGAGCGATATAGAAGGGCGGCGGCAATAGTCTAG
- the prf1 gene encoding peptide chain release factor aRF-1 yields MDRIKKYEFRKVLEELRRKGGRGTELISVYIPPDKQISDVTSHLREEYGQAMNIKSKSTRTNVQSSLDSIMSKLKYLYVGENGVVIFCGAIDKGGDKTDIETYIVDPPEKVISYIYHCDSTFYLKPLEEMVEEKEKYGLIVLDRREATIGILNGKVVESLKHLTSSVPGKIRKGGQSAPRFQRLREIAIEDFYKRIGEHATRILLPAGDLKGILIGGPSPTKDEFLKGAYLHYELRNKLLGAFDVAYTDESGLYELVEKAEEALESLDLVREKKLMVRFMKLLANDDRMVTYGAEEVRKKLAIGAVDTLLLSTELDTELLHELVERAEETGANVELVTTDFEEGAQLKRAFGGVAAILRYRSKQEQI; encoded by the coding sequence ATGGATAGGATAAAGAAGTATGAATTCAGGAAGGTATTGGAAGAGCTCAGGAGGAAGGGAGGTAGAGGTACGGAGCTTATCTCTGTCTATATCCCCCCTGACAAGCAGATATCGGATGTCACATCGCACCTCAGGGAGGAATATGGACAGGCGATGAATATAAAGAGCAAATCAACACGAACGAATGTACAGAGCTCACTTGATTCTATCATGTCCAAATTAAAATATCTGTATGTGGGCGAGAACGGTGTGGTTATCTTCTGTGGCGCAATAGACAAGGGAGGCGACAAGACGGATATAGAGACATACATCGTAGACCCACCGGAGAAGGTCATCTCTTATATCTATCACTGTGACTCCACATTCTACCTAAAACCGCTGGAGGAGATGGTAGAGGAGAAGGAGAAATACGGCTTGATTGTACTTGACCGCAGAGAAGCAACGATAGGTATTCTGAATGGCAAGGTGGTGGAATCACTGAAGCACCTCACATCTTCTGTTCCTGGCAAGATAAGAAAAGGGGGGCAATCAGCACCGAGATTCCAGCGACTACGAGAGATTGCAATAGAGGATTTCTATAAGCGGATAGGAGAGCACGCAACCCGGATATTGTTACCTGCGGGCGATCTTAAAGGTATCCTGATCGGTGGTCCAAGCCCAACAAAGGATGAATTTTTGAAGGGTGCATATCTCCATTATGAGCTTCGGAATAAACTCCTCGGCGCTTTTGATGTCGCATATACCGATGAATCAGGCTTATATGAACTGGTGGAGAAGGCTGAAGAGGCGTTAGAAAGTCTGGATTTGGTAAGGGAGAAAAAGCTGATGGTGAGGTTCATGAAGCTCCTGGCAAATGATGACCGGATGGTGACGTATGGAGCAGAGGAAGTGCGGAAGAAATTGGCAATCGGGGCTGTGGACACTCTGTTGCTCTCAACGGAACTCGATACGGAGCTCCTGCATGAGCTTGTAGAGAGAGCTGAGGAGACGGGTGCGAATGTGGAGCTGGTAACAACGGATTTCGAAGAGGGTGCACAGTTGAAACGCGCGTTTGGGGGCGTTGCTGCAATATTGAGGTATCGCTCAAAACAGGAACAGATATAG
- a CDS encoding 4Fe-4S binding protein produces MAEFNRYQYNKSVYVAAIGKCGACYICVDECPEGAIERSEPVKVDYNKCTRCMKCVEVCPGGIMQIID; encoded by the coding sequence ATGGCAGAATTTAATAGATACCAATATAATAAGAGTGTATATGTGGCAGCGATTGGAAAATGTGGTGCGTGCTATATATGTGTCGATGAATGTCCGGAAGGTGCAATAGAGAGGTCAGAACCAGTGAAAGTGGATTATAATAAATGTACACGATGTATGAAATGTGTGGAAGTGTGTCCAGGCGGAATAATGCAAATAATAGACTAA
- the tpiA gene encoding triose-phosphate isomerase, giving the protein MDGTKIGTPVIVLNVKSYAESAGRRGFELAKICEDVASKQGVNIAICPQQVELAKIASAVNIPCFAQHVDAVEPGSHTGFVTLESVREAGATGTLANHSEHRLRIADIEFIVRKSSSLNLLTIVCTNNIPVSRAVAELKPYAIAIEPPELIGSRKAVSKVDPEIVANTVAEVKRLHKDCIVLCGAGVTNGEDVRRAIELGADGVLLASGVVKAKDPKTALLDLVTGL; this is encoded by the coding sequence ATGGATGGAACGAAGATTGGAACACCAGTGATAGTATTGAATGTGAAGTCGTATGCGGAATCGGCGGGCAGGCGGGGTTTTGAACTTGCGAAGATATGTGAGGATGTAGCATCGAAGCAGGGGGTGAATATTGCTATATGTCCGCAGCAGGTCGAACTTGCGAAGATAGCTTCGGCTGTTAATATCCCATGCTTTGCACAGCATGTGGATGCTGTAGAGCCTGGTAGTCATACCGGGTTCGTAACACTGGAATCTGTAAGAGAAGCGGGTGCTACCGGAACCCTGGCGAATCATTCTGAGCACAGGCTCAGGATAGCTGATATAGAATTTATAGTGAGGAAATCATCGAGCTTGAACCTGCTGACAATCGTTTGTACGAATAATATCCCGGTAAGCCGTGCAGTTGCGGAATTAAAACCCTATGCTATTGCAATTGAACCACCGGAGTTAATAGGAAGCAGGAAAGCGGTATCGAAGGTGGACCCAGAGATAGTGGCGAATACGGTGGCAGAGGTGAAGAGACTACACAAAGATTGTATAGTACTCTGTGGTGCAGGTGTTACAAACGGTGAAGATGTTCGAAGAGCAATCGAACTGGGTGCAGATGGTGTATTACTTGCCTCCGGGGTGGTGAAGGCGAAAGATCCAAAAACTGCCTTACTCGACCTTGTTACCGGGCTATGA
- a CDS encoding TraB/GumN family protein translates to MADNIILVGTGHILEKSVREVEEVIEREKPDIVAVELCQSRYDALKGNIGDFSVKDAIEGGKPFLMLTHWLLAYVQKRMGSELGIEPGAEMMMAIKKAEALGCEVALVDRPIQITMQRFWKKMKFLEKMKMLFSIIFAIANMGGFGKRKKLMDKDNKEIDLERITDEDVVTELIEELREFSPGAATALLDERDAYIAGSLLELQAQAQAQAQAPATHLHSSGTGDKKKKIVAVVGAGHVMGIKRLLDHPELIPPREELCSLPTSRLNMKNLLGIGLSVVLIAILLVILLSGIPLNILLQAFFWWFIINGSLSAIGVVVARGHPLSALTAFAMAPLTSLNPFLAAGWFAGLMEARLRRPTAEDAKSILNVESLRDLMRNSMFKIILVAACANIGSMIGTFLGAYVVLHTVGLNIHQIWSGLKILI, encoded by the coding sequence ATGGCTGACAACATAATCCTGGTTGGGACAGGGCATATCTTGGAGAAGAGTGTGCGGGAGGTAGAGGAGGTAATAGAGCGTGAAAAGCCAGATATAGTCGCTGTTGAGCTTTGTCAAAGTAGATATGATGCATTAAAGGGCAATATCGGAGATTTCTCGGTGAAGGATGCTATAGAAGGGGGTAAGCCTTTTTTAATGCTCACACACTGGCTGCTGGCATATGTACAGAAGAGAATGGGCAGTGAGCTCGGTATAGAACCCGGAGCAGAGATGATGATGGCTATAAAGAAGGCAGAAGCGCTCGGCTGTGAAGTCGCTCTGGTTGACAGACCGATACAGATAACGATGCAGCGGTTCTGGAAGAAGATGAAGTTCTTAGAAAAGATGAAGATGCTATTCTCTATCATCTTTGCCATTGCGAACATGGGCGGTTTTGGAAAGAGGAAGAAGCTAATGGACAAGGATAATAAAGAGATAGATTTAGAGAGGATAACCGATGAGGATGTGGTAACAGAGTTGATAGAAGAGTTGAGGGAGTTCTCTCCGGGTGCGGCTACTGCACTGCTGGATGAGCGGGATGCATATATAGCTGGTAGTTTGCTCGAACTCCAGGCTCAGGCTCAAGCTCAAGCTCAAGCTCCTGCTACTCATCTTCATTCTTCCGGTACAGGTGATAAGAAAAAGAAGATAGTGGCTGTGGTTGGAGCAGGTCATGTTATGGGTATAAAGCGACTACTCGACCATCCTGAGTTGATACCACCACGCGAAGAGTTATGTTCACTTCCTACAAGCAGGCTGAACATGAAGAATCTGCTTGGAATCGGGTTGAGCGTGGTTCTCATTGCTATCTTACTGGTTATCTTATTATCCGGTATCCCACTCAATATATTACTGCAAGCTTTCTTCTGGTGGTTTATAATAAATGGGAGCTTATCAGCAATAGGGGTGGTGGTGGCGCGTGGGCATCCTTTATCTGCACTCACCGCATTTGCAATGGCACCATTGACCTCTTTGAACCCATTTTTAGCCGCAGGCTGGTTTGCTGGCTTGATGGAAGCGCGATTAAGGAGACCAACAGCAGAAGATGCAAAGAGTATCTTGAATGTGGAGTCATTGCGTGACTTGATGAGGAATAGTATGTTTAAAATTATCCTTGTAGCTGCATGTGCAAATATCGGCAGCATGATAGGAACGTTTCTTGGCGCTTATGTGGTATTACACACGGTGGGACTGAATATACACCAGATTTGGTCGGGCTTGAAAATACTTATTTAA
- a CDS encoding exosome complex RNA-binding protein Csl4, whose product MERGDKFVLPGDFLGTSEEFIPGSGVYDEGGNLYASQIGEVSIGDNRVIYVHPKVETPPTIEEGDVVIGQVVDIKDNVTIVNIACVKGKEKREVAAPSQGIIHISNVKSGYVTDLRQEFGYLDLVKARVIDAKTLRLSTDAKDLGVIKAMCMKCKRDLKRRGNVLSCERCKRVETRKLSEDYGKGLI is encoded by the coding sequence ATGGAAAGAGGAGATAAGTTTGTGTTGCCGGGGGATTTCCTGGGTACTTCTGAGGAGTTCATCCCGGGTAGCGGTGTATATGATGAAGGTGGCAATTTATATGCCTCTCAGATTGGAGAAGTGAGTATAGGAGATAACAGGGTTATATACGTGCACCCGAAGGTCGAGACACCCCCAACGATTGAAGAGGGTGACGTGGTGATAGGTCAGGTTGTTGATATAAAGGATAACGTTACAATTGTGAATATAGCTTGCGTGAAAGGTAAGGAGAAGCGGGAAGTTGCTGCTCCCAGCCAGGGCATCATCCACATATCCAATGTGAAAAGCGGTTATGTAACGGATTTACGACAGGAGTTTGGTTATCTTGATCTGGTAAAGGCGAGGGTGATAGATGCGAAGACATTGAGATTGAGCACAGATGCGAAGGATTTAGGTGTGATAAAGGCGATGTGTATGAAATGCAAACGTGACCTGAAGAGGAGAGGGAATGTATTATCATGCGAGAGGTGTAAGAGGGTTGAGACGCGGAAGTTATCAGAGGATTATGGTAAGGGTCTGATATGA
- the purC gene encoding phosphoribosylaminoimidazolesuccinocarboxamide synthase, which produces MDRRFIRSGKAKDIYRRSDGCIVFVFTDRVTAFDGAKKGEYPHKGEICCRLSCFWFEKLENEGIKTHFRGYIPPNELVAEEVSLLPVEVIARNYLYGSLWRRYKRGEVDLSGFIHGDGSEAEPLTSTYVEYTTKFEPTDRPIEEEEILSRAWMNRDEIEHIKEETLKIGSIMSSYLIQKGLILADYKLEYGRSREEGREGEIILADEVGTPDVCRFWDSEAYNSRGEVVSLDKDVFREAKGELPEVYREVYRRILGHQ; this is translated from the coding sequence ATGGACAGGAGGTTTATAAGAAGCGGAAAAGCTAAGGATATTTACAGAAGAAGCGATGGCTGCATCGTATTCGTCTTTACAGACCGCGTTACTGCATTTGATGGTGCTAAGAAGGGGGAATACCCGCATAAAGGTGAGATATGTTGCAGATTATCCTGTTTCTGGTTCGAGAAACTCGAGAATGAGGGCATAAAGACTCATTTCAGGGGATATATACCACCGAATGAGCTGGTGGCTGAGGAGGTATCGCTTCTTCCTGTTGAGGTGATAGCGCGTAACTATCTCTATGGCTCGCTCTGGAGACGATATAAAAGAGGGGAGGTAGACCTCAGTGGCTTCATACACGGTGATGGCAGCGAGGCGGAACCACTAACCAGTACCTATGTGGAGTACACAACGAAATTTGAGCCTACAGATCGTCCAATAGAGGAAGAGGAGATATTAAGCAGGGCATGGATGAACAGAGATGAGATAGAGCATATAAAAGAGGAAACACTGAAGATAGGTTCGATAATGAGCTCATATCTAATCCAGAAGGGCTTGATACTCGCTGATTACAAACTTGAATATGGCAGGAGCAGAGAAGAAGGAAGAGAAGGTGAGATAATCCTTGCAGATGAAGTGGGCACGCCGGATGTATGCCGGTTCTGGGATAGCGAGGCATATAATAGCAGAGGAGAGGTGGTCAGCCTGGATAAGGATGTATTTCGTGAGGCTAAAGGTGAGC
- a CDS encoding CTP synthase, with translation MKYIVVTGGVMSGLGKGITMASIGRILKNRGYEVVPIKIDPYINIDAGTMNPYQHGEVYVLGDGTEVDLDLGHYERFMDVELRREHNITTGVVYSSVIERERRGEYLGQTVQIIPHVTDEIKTRIRRVAENSEADICLVEIGGTVGDIESMPFLEAVRQMHGEEEENDFILVHLTLVPFTTLGEPKTKPTQHSVKALRELGLQPDIIVCRVREALGEAVKRKIAMFCNVKPEAVISAPDTDDIYEVPLLLEREGIATHIMDKLKLESLRDDRHWMEMIERSRSAGDNDKRIRVAIVGKYTGLEDSYLSIKEAMKHAATETGCKVEPKWIEAEDLEANANLDDFFTDVHGILVPGGFGVRGAEGKMKAIEYARVNRIPFLGLCFGFQLAVIEAARNIAGLEDANSSEVAETPHPVITLQEEQIGMSNKGATMRLGDYEVFIRGGTLAERVYGKKKIIERHRHRYEVNPEYIDIIERNEVVFSGTDRSGLRMEIMEIEGHPFFFATQFHPEFKSRPGRPSPPFKAFTEACMRNRNGRI, from the coding sequence ATGAAATACATAGTGGTGACCGGGGGAGTGATGAGTGGACTTGGTAAGGGCATTACAATGGCGTCTATCGGTAGAATATTGAAGAACAGAGGTTATGAAGTTGTACCAATAAAGATAGACCCCTATATAAATATAGATGCGGGAACGATGAATCCCTATCAGCATGGGGAGGTTTATGTGTTGGGCGATGGCACTGAGGTGGACCTTGACCTCGGGCATTACGAGCGGTTTATGGATGTTGAACTGAGGCGCGAGCACAATATCACCACCGGCGTCGTTTATTCTTCGGTGATAGAGCGCGAGCGTAGGGGGGAGTATCTGGGGCAGACTGTTCAGATCATACCGCATGTGACAGATGAGATAAAGACGCGGATAAGGAGAGTAGCAGAGAATAGTGAAGCAGATATTTGCCTAGTTGAGATAGGCGGTACGGTCGGTGACATAGAGAGCATGCCCTTTCTCGAAGCAGTAAGGCAGATGCATGGTGAGGAAGAAGAGAACGATTTCATCCTCGTTCATCTCACACTGGTACCTTTTACCACGCTGGGAGAGCCAAAAACGAAGCCTACACAACATTCAGTGAAGGCACTCCGTGAACTTGGGCTGCAACCTGATATAATAGTGTGCAGGGTCAGGGAAGCGTTGGGAGAGGCAGTGAAGCGTAAAATAGCGATGTTCTGTAATGTGAAGCCCGAGGCGGTTATAAGTGCTCCTGATACTGATGACATATACGAGGTACCATTGCTTCTTGAACGAGAGGGTATTGCCACTCACATAATGGATAAGCTGAAATTAGAGTCGTTGAGAGATGACCGCCACTGGATGGAGATGATAGAGCGGAGTAGATCAGCTGGCGATAATGATAAGCGAATAAGAGTAGCGATAGTGGGAAAATATACTGGTTTAGAAGATTCTTATCTGAGCATAAAAGAAGCGATGAAACACGCTGCTACAGAAACGGGCTGTAAAGTGGAGCCGAAATGGATAGAAGCAGAGGATCTGGAAGCGAATGCGAATCTGGATGATTTCTTCACGGATGTTCATGGTATTCTTGTACCCGGGGGTTTTGGCGTTCGCGGTGCAGAAGGGAAGATGAAGGCGATAGAATATGCGAGGGTGAATAGAATACCCTTCTTAGGACTCTGCTTCGGCTTTCAATTGGCGGTGATAGAGGCGGCGAGAAATATTGCGGGACTCGAGGATGCTAACAGCTCTGAAGTTGCTGAGACTCCTCATCCGGTTATAACCCTGCAGGAGGAGCAGATAGGAATGAGCAATAAAGGGGCTACGATGCGACTGGGTGATTATGAGGTATTTATAAGAGGAGGTACATTAGCTGAGCGTGTATATGGTAAGAAGAAGATTATTGAGAGGCACAGACACCGGTACGAGGTGAATCCTGAATATATAGATATAATAGAGCGAAATGAGGTGGTGTTTTCAGGTACAGACAGGAGTGGATTGAGAATGGAGATTATGGAGATTGAAGGACATCCGTTCTTCTTCGCTACTCAGTTCCATCCTGAATTTAAGTCACGACCAGGTAGACCCTCACCACCGTTCAAAGCATTCACGGAGGCTTGTATGAGAAATAGAAATGGCAGAATTTAA
- the xseB gene encoding exodeoxyribonuclease VII small subunit, with amino-acid sequence METKEENVSFEDAMKQLEQIVEKLGEGNLTLEESLKIFEEGMELCKFCNKKLDEAEYKVEKLVETEEGKLSIEKFEMKE; translated from the coding sequence GTGGAAACAAAAGAGGAGAATGTGAGTTTTGAAGATGCAATGAAGCAGTTAGAGCAGATAGTAGAGAAGCTGGGCGAAGGAAATCTTACACTGGAGGAATCGTTGAAGATATTCGAGGAAGGAATGGAATTATGCAAGTTCTGCAACAAGAAATTGGATGAAGCGGAGTATAAAGTAGAGAAGTTAGTGGAGACAGAAGAGGGTAAACTGAGTATTGAGAAGTTTGAAATGAAGGAGTAA